The Ptiloglossa arizonensis isolate GNS036 chromosome 13, iyPtiAriz1_principal, whole genome shotgun sequence genome window below encodes:
- the LOC143154139 gene encoding uncharacterized protein LOC143154139, with amino-acid sequence METLLPGNTNSQSYSPQLKTVLKTYQLSAVKSLQGPSSALLGMDCKSLLQEQTPCYSPLSRSSNCVIDSVSELVSTKDIEKDNNSSVTSITPCKIRRTDQPLEDSDEDPQLEPSKNICEKRELEFQIPILTAPDQSCSERCETILEGERISCFVVGGERRLCLPQILNTVLQEFSLQQINQVCDELQIYCSRCTRDQLEELKHSGILPRNAPSCGLITQTDAERLVSALLLRTESCEAPHINQNQDSIEKKVSTKNDNDEESIVKFKVYHECFGKCKGIFDTSLFESDDSVCIECIECGCQFSPQRFVRHAHRSLENRTCHWGFDSANWRSYLLLSREQEHYNKSLTVFRELKEKHLTLNSKRKSELRHDTEKLAKRIRRDVGRDDCPGIYNGNGLGIYHPVSQVANATDPYLQMQWAVFELATRGASAFRPWNTSTCKHKDNSSLVPAFLSRGPPVLQHPERVVPLSECKRFEPHFQPNVALAPIPAPSVPVVLPPSGHHQRRHHHEHKRYNHHLSNTNEKKELPLDSVKFEKTSPNSGSGIGTYSSFPSYAPGSNQKELPQKSKNEVGEEEESSAAVTSSTVSIDPPSAEIGTSLLESDSDSEGTIAIDLEERLLALEVPQDVLELARRIVSENAQLRRHRRSDAREISRLRNQLQMQQLQSSNGGDKKEEPANASAADSTEGSEETEVILPSNNKESESVVLVVSKE; translated from the exons ATGGAGACGCTATTGCCCGGCAATACAAACAGTCAATCGTACAGTCCGCAACTCAAGACCGTATTAAAGACATATCAGCTATCTGCTGTGAAAAGCTTACAGGGACCTAGTTCGGCCCTGCTTGGTATGGACTGCAAGAGCCTACTGCAAGAACAGACACCTTGTTACTCTCCTTTGAGTCGATCGAGTAATTGTGTCATTGATTCAGTATCAGAGCTGGTCTCTACGAAAGATATTGAAAAAGATAATAATTCTTCAGTAACATCTATTACCCCATGTAAAATTCGCAGGACAGATCAACCGCTTGAAGATTCCGACGAAGACCCTCAATTAGAGCCCTCGAAAAACATTTGTGAAAAGAGAGAATTAGAATTTCAAATACCCATCTTAACTGCTCCTGACCAAAGTTGTTCTGAAAGATGCGAGACAATTTTAGAGGGTGAAAGAATATCCTGTTTTGTCGTAGGAGGTGAAAGGAGGTTATGTTTACCACAAATTTTGAACACGGTCTTACAAGAATTTTCCCTTCAGCAGATTAATCAAGTTTGTGATGAATTACAAATTTATTGCTCACGATGCACACGAGATCAGTTGGAAGAACTTAAGCATTCAGGAATTTTGCCACGCAATGCTCCTTCCTGTGGCCTTATCACCCAAACGGATGCTGAAAGACTTGTCAGTGCTTTGCTATTACGGACAGAATCATGTGAAGCCCCTCACATTAATCAAAATCAAGATAGCATTGAAAAGAAAGTGTCTACTAAAAATGATAATGATGAAGAATCTATTGTCAAATTTAAAGTGTATCATGAGTGTTTTGGAAAATGTAAAGGCATTTTTGACACAAGTTTGTTTGAGTCTGATGATTCAGTGTGTATAGAGTGTATCGAATGTGGCTGCCAATTCTCACCTCAACGATTTGTTAGACATGCTCATAGGTCTCTTGAAAACCGTACCTGTCATTGGGGCTTTGATTCTGCAAATTGGCGATCATATTTATTACTTTCACGGGAACAAGAACATTATAATAAATCACTCACTGTATTTCGCGAGTTAAAGGAGAAACATCTTACATTGAACTCCAAGCGAAAGTCAGAG tTGCGGCATGACACAGAAAAATTGGCTAAAAGAATTAGAAGAGATGTAGGAAGAGATGATTGTCCAGGAATATATAATGGAAATGGCTTAGGCATCTATCATCCTGTGTCTCAGGTAGCTAATGCAACTGATCCATACCTACAAATGCAATGGGCAGTTTTCGAATTAGCAACTAGAGGGGCATCAGCTTTTAGACCTTGGAATACGAGTACTTGCAAGCACAAAGATAA TTCGTCGTTGGTGCCTGCATTCCTTAGTCGAGGTCCACCTGTACTTCAACATCCAGAACGTGTGGTTCCCCTTTCTGAGTGCAAACGTTTTGAACCACATTTTCAACCAAATGTAGCCTTAGCACCTATACCTGCACCATCAGTGCCTGTAGTACTTCCACCATCTGGTCACCATCAGCGACGACATCATCATGAACATAAACGTTATAATCATCATTTATCAAACACTAATGAGAAAAAAGAACTTCCATTAGATAGTGtcaaatttgaaaaaacatCTCCCAATTCTGGATCTGGTATTGGCACTTATTCTTCATTCCCTTCATATGCACCTGGAAGCAATCAAAAAGAATTGCCTCAGAAAAGTAAAAATGAAGTaggtgaagaagaagaaagtagTGCTGCAGTAACATCTTCTACAGTAAGCATAGATCCTCCTTCAGCTGAGATTGGAACTTCTTTGCTAGAAAGTGATTCTGATTCAGAAGGAACAATAGCAATAGATTTGGAAGAAAGATTATTGGCATTGGAAGTACCGCAAGATGTCCTAGAACTGGCAAGACGCATAGTTTCTGAGAATGCACAATTACGACGTCATCGACGTTCAGACGCGCGTGAAATATCTCGATTACGTAATCAATTGCAAATGCAGCAACTACAATCATCTAATGGTGGTGATAAGAAAGAGGAACCAGCAAATGCAAGTGCAGCAGATAGTACAGAAGGTAGTGAAGAAACTGAAGTTATATTACCTTCGAATAATAAAGAGTCTGAATCTGTTGTTCTGGTAGTTAGTAAAGAATAA
- the Ncm gene encoding pre-mRNA-splicing factor nucampholin: MKRSHSKRDRNDYDREHHRRSSRDQHYHNDRVSKRNDQYRRNHDSEESYTDLQSYGQQDIRRSRNHEKENKRKQEKGKVLDREMEKKLEKSVSDEATERQNRTVELLTSRTGGAYIPPAKLRMMQAEITDKSGAAYQRIAWEALKKSIHGYINKVNVSNIGLITRELLKENIVRGRGLLARSIIQAQAASPTFTSVYAALTAIINSKFPNIGELILKRLVIQFKRGFRRNDKPLCISSGTFIAHLVNQRVAHEILALEILTLLVETPTDDSIEVAIAFLKECGMKLTEVSRKGIEAIFEMLRNILHEGQLDKRVQYMIEVMFQVRKDGFKDHEAVPEELDLVEEENQFTHLVTLDEATDSQDILNVFKFDAEYVSNEDKYMQLSKEILGSDVSGSESEEGDEEESSDEDSSTAVTEGKEDVIVDNTETNLTALRRTIYLTIHSSLDFEECAHKLMKMQLKPGQETELCHMFLDCCAEMRTYEKFFGLLAGRFCAINKMYVTPFEQIFRDSYHTIHRLDTNKLRNVSKFFAHLLFTDSISWEVLSCIKLTEEDTTSSNRIFIKILFQELSEYMGLSKLNQRVKDVTLQEAFEGLFPRDDPKNTRFAINFFTSIGLGGLTDDLREHLKSHPKPTIVPTIEEKHESASISEESSPASSNTSSSSSSSSTSSSDDSDLSSDEEVIKQKKKSRKKKQIAKQKKQKHKKKEKRKIKKI, from the coding sequence ATGAAGAGGTCACATTCTAAAAGGGATAGAAACGATTATGATAGAGAACATCATAGACGCAGTTCAAGAGATCAACATTACCATAATGATAGGGTTAGTAAAAGAAATGATCAATATAGAAGAAATCATGATTCTGAAGAATCATATACAGACTTGCAATCTTATGGACAACAAGATATAAGAAGATCAAGAAAtcatgaaaaagaaaacaaaaggaAACAAGAAAAAGGTAAAGTTTTAgatagagaaatggagaaaaaactAGAAAAAAGTGTTTCTGATGAAGCAACAGAAAGACAAAATCGAACAGTGGAGTTATTAACTTCAAGAACTGGTGGTGCTTACATTCCACCTGCAAAGTTACGAATGATGCAAGCAGAAATCACTGATAAATCAGGAGCTGCATATCAACGTATTGCATGGGAAGCCTTAAAGAAATCTATACATGGTTATATTAACAAAGTTAATGTTAGTAACATTGGTCTTATAACTCGAGAgcttttaaaagaaaatattgtaagaGGTAGAGGTTTGCTTGCTCGGTCTATAATTCAAGCTCAAGCAGCATCACCAACATTTACTTCTGTTTATGCAGCTCTCACTGCAATTATTAATTCTAAATTCCCTAATATTGGAGAATTAATATTGAAACGTCTTGTAATACAGTTTAAACGTGGTTTCAGAAGAAATGATAAACCTCTCTGTATATCTTCTGGTACATTTATAGCACATTTAGTAAACCAAAGAGTGGCGCATGAGATTTTAGCTTTAGAAATTTTAACGTTATTGGTAGAAACACCAACAGATGATTCTATTGAAGTAGCAATTGCATTTTTAAAAGAATGTGGTATGAAATTAACTGAAGTTTCTAGGAAAGGTATTGAAGCTATATTTGAAATGTTAAGAAACATATTACATGAAGGACAATTAGATAAAAGAGTTCAATACATGATTGAAGTTATGTTTCAAGTACGAAAAGATGGATTTAAAGATCATGAAGCTGTTCCAGAAGAACTTGATCTTGTTGAAGAAGAAAATCAGTTTACTCATCTAGTTACATTAGATGAAGCAACTGATTCTCAAGATATATTAAATGTTTTCAAATTTGATGCAGAATATGTTAGTAATGAGGACAAATATATGCAGTTGAGTAAAGAAATATTAGGTTCAGATGTCAGTGGTTCAGAAAGTGAAGAAGGTGATGAAGAGGAAAGTTCAGACGAAGATAGTAGCACTGCTGTaacagaaggaaaagaagatgtAATTGTAGATAACACAGAAACAAACTTAACAGCTCTTAGAAGAACAATATACTTAACAATACATTCATCGCTTGATTTTGAAGAATGTGCACATAAACTTATGAAAATGCAGCTAAAACCTGGTCAAGAAACTGAACTTTGTCATATGTTTTTAGATTGTTGTGCAGAAATGAGAACAtatgagaaattttttggaCTTTTAGCTGGCCGATTTTGCGCTATCAATAAAATGTATGTTACACCATTTGAGCAAATTTTTCGAGATTCGTATCATACAATTCATCGTTTAGATACAAATAAGTTACGTAATGTATCTAAGTTTTTTGCTCACTTACTATTTACTGATTCTATATCATGGGAAGTATTATCTTGCATAAAATTAACTGAAGAAGACACAACAAGTtcaaatagaatatttattaaaatcttATTCCAAGAACTTTCAGAGTACATGGGACTATCAAAGCTTAATCAACGTGTTAAAGATGTTACACTTCAAGAAGCATTTGAAGGATTATTTCCTAGAGATGATCCAAAAAATACTCGTTTTGCTATAAACTTTTTTACATCCATTGGTTTGGGTGGGCTTACAGATGATTTAAGAGAACATTTAAAATCCCATCCAAAGCCCACAATAGTACCTACAATAGAAGAAAAACATGAAAGTGCTTCAATTTCTGAAGAGTCCTCTCCTGCCAGTTCAAATACATCATCGTCATCTTCGTCATCTAGTACCTCAAGTTCAGATGATTCTGATTTATCTTCAGATGAAGAAGtaataaaacaaaagaaaaagtcacgaaaaaaaaaacagattgcaaaacagaagaaacagaaacataaaaaaaaagaaaaacgtaaaataaaaaagatctAA
- the Apkc gene encoding protein kinase C iota type isoform X2, with translation MPTQTTENDDIRVKIVYNGEVQITYITPGISVDTLREEMRTICGFGAAGPDQFTMKWVDDEGDPCRIASQQELDEALRLYELEKDTEITIHVFPNVPPAPGMPCQGEDRSIYRRGARRWRKLYRVNGHIFQAKRFNRRAFCAFCQDRIWGLGRQGFKCIQCKLLVHKKCHKVVRMPCLNTQQQQQQQIPSAESQTIDRNGDQQQLESVQCSPVTHLEDEISESPIIEEHSRNRTGSEEREELPLDTLNDADNSNDMQRQYSLNDFELIRVIGRGSYAKVLMVELKRTKRIYAMKVIKKALVTDDEDIDWVQTEKHVFETASNHPFLVGLHSCFQTPSRLFFVIEFVRGGDLMFHMQRQRRLPEEHARFYAAEISLALNFLHEKGIIYRDLKLDNVLLDHEGHVKLTDYGMCKEGVREGDTTATFCGTPNYIAPEILRGEDYSFSVDWWALGVLLYEMLAGRSPFDIAGASENPDQNTEDYLFQVILQKTIRIPRSLSVKAASVLKGFLCKDPNERLGCGKRPTAFLDIVAHPFFKAIDWEMLEQKQVTPPYKPRLDSDRDLANFPPEFTDEPVHLTPDDPRVIDKIDQSEFEGFEYVNPLLMSLEDCV, from the exons atgccTACACAGACAACAGAGAATGATGATATtcgagtaaaaattgtttataatgg GGAAGTGCAGATTACATATATTACTCCTGGAATTTCGGTAGACACACTGCGGGAGGAAATGCGTACAATATGTGGATTTGGTGCTGCGGGACCAGATCAATTTACAATGAAGTGGGTTGACGATGAGGGAGATCCATGCAGAATTGCTTCTCAACAGGAACTGGATGAAGCACTACGCCTTTATGAACTGGAAAAGGATACTGAAATAACCATACATG TTTTTCCTAACGTGCCGCCTGCACCTGGAATGCCATGTCAGGGAGAAGACA gAAGCATCTACAGACGCGGCGCACGTAGATGGAGGAAGCTGTACCGAGTGAATGGTCATATATTTCAAGCGAAACGTTTCAATCGG CGAGCGTTTTGCGCCTTCTGCCAGGATCGGATTTGGGGACTAGGACGACAGGGGTTCAAGTGCATTCAGTGCAAGTTACTCGTTCACAAGAAATGCCACAAAGTGGTGCGCATGCCATGCTTGAAcacgcaacagcaacaacaacaacagattCCAAGCGCAGAATCGCAGACGATCGACAGGAACGGCGATCAACAACAGCTTGAGTCTGTTCAGTGCAGCCCGGTAACTCATCTCGAAGATGAGATTTCAGAGTCGCCGATTATTGAGGAGCATTCACGCAATC GAACCGGAAGTGAAGAAAGGGAGGAATTACCGTtggatacgttaaacgatgcggATAATTCGAATGATATGCAGAGGCAATATTCATTAAATGATTTTGAACTGATTAGGGTAATCGGTCGTGGTTCCtacgcgaaagttttgatggtagaACTGAAGCGTACAAAAAGGATTTATGCTATGAAAGTGATTAAGAAAGCTTTGGTAACGGATGATGAGGACATTGATTGGGTTCAGACAGAAAAACACGTCTTCGAAACTGCTTCGAATCATCCTTTTCTTGTGGGGCTACATTCATGTTTTCAAACGCCTTCCCGTCTATTCTTCGTGATCGAGTTCGTACGCGGCGGTGATCTTATGTTTCATATGCAGAGACAACGTCGACTTCCAGAAGAACATGCTCGGTTCTATGCAGCTGAAATTAGCCTCGCCTTAAACTTTTTACACGAGAAAG GTATCATATATAGAGACTTAAAATTAGACAACGTACTACTTGATCATGAAGGACACGTTAAATTGACTGATTATGGAATGTGCAAAGAAGGTGTTAGAGAGGGCGATACAACTGCCACGTTTTGTGGCACTCCAAATTATATTGCGCCTGAAATATTACGCGGTGAAGATTATAGTTTTTCTGTAGATTGGTGGGCACTTGGAGTACTGCTGTATGAAATGCTTGCAGGTCGCAGCCCATTTGATATTGCGGGCGCGTCAGAAAATCCCGATCAGAATACCGAagattatttgtttcaagttatTTTACAGAAGACGATTCGTATACCAAGGTCATTATCAGTTAAAGCTGCTTCTGTCCTTAAAGGTTTTCTTTGCAAAGATCCTAATGAAAGATTAGGATGTGGTAAAAGGCCAACTGCTTTCCTTGATATTGTTGCACATCCTTTCTTCAAAGCAATTGATTGGGAAATG TTGGAACAAAAACAAGTTACACCACCGTATAAACCACGTTTAGATTCTGATCGTGACCTAGCTAATTTCCCACCAGAATTTACAGACGAACCAGTACATTTAACGCCGGATGATCC gagggtgattgacaaaatcgatcaAAGCGAATTCGAAGGCTTCGAATATGTGAACCCATTACTTATGTCTCTGGAAGACTGCGTGTGA
- the Apkc gene encoding protein kinase C iota type isoform X1 yields the protein MAWGYWSATLVSDRGRSPRREKDKQQHQSLHQQQQQQQQFHQSESGVTQGLYGVQQVQGELGVSSSSVGSGPGAGAGVGAAGAAVEEPPCSMMIQGGSFYSYSAATAAAAAAAVGCRIPPAVEGPSTSSTGIQVLPRDRPIKSSTSTYPPSPSSDSAEYEQPIAGLRSECSPNNSPRDDIFVQAGSSSRMKHLCDKGIDETSDVDVDEVVTTEVMYATSNRVIGTSTCRVHGPCNPPSDAAVPLPSLIDDTTGPPQFWFNDITWVFPNVPPAPGMPCQGEDRSIYRRGARRWRKLYRVNGHIFQAKRFNRRAFCAFCQDRIWGLGRQGFKCIQCKLLVHKKCHKVVRMPCLNTQQQQQQQIPSAESQTIDRNGDQQQLESVQCSPVTHLEDEISESPIIEEHSRNRTGSEEREELPLDTLNDADNSNDMQRQYSLNDFELIRVIGRGSYAKVLMVELKRTKRIYAMKVIKKALVTDDEDIDWVQTEKHVFETASNHPFLVGLHSCFQTPSRLFFVIEFVRGGDLMFHMQRQRRLPEEHARFYAAEISLALNFLHEKGIIYRDLKLDNVLLDHEGHVKLTDYGMCKEGVREGDTTATFCGTPNYIAPEILRGEDYSFSVDWWALGVLLYEMLAGRSPFDIAGASENPDQNTEDYLFQVILQKTIRIPRSLSVKAASVLKGFLCKDPNERLGCGKRPTAFLDIVAHPFFKAIDWEMLEQKQVTPPYKPRLDSDRDLANFPPEFTDEPVHLTPDDPRVIDKIDQSEFEGFEYVNPLLMSLEDCV from the exons ATGGCGTGGGGTTACTGGAGCGCAACTTTAGTTAGCGATCGGGGTCGGTCACCCCGTCGTGAAAAGGATAAACAACAGCATCAGAGTTTGCatcagcaacaacagcaacaacaacaatttCATCAGTCCGAATCGGGAGTTACGCAGGGGCTGTACGGTGTACAGCAGGTACAAGGTGAGCTGGGTGTCAGCTCCTCCTCTGTCGGTAGTGGGCCCGGTGCTGGTGCCGGTGTCGGTGCGGCTGGTGCCGCAGTGGAGGAACCACCCTGCAGTATGATGATACAGGGTGGTTCCTTCTATTCTTATTCCGCGgctaccgccgccgccgccgcggctGCTGTTGGGTGTAGGATTCCTCCTGCCGTCGAGGGACCCTCCACTTCCTCTACGGGCATTCAAGTTTTACCGAGGGATCGGCCAATTAAATCGAGCACCAGCACTTATCCACCGTCTCCGAGCAGCGACTCGGCCGAGTACGAGCAACCGATCGCCGGACTTCGCAGCGAATGTTCTCCCAATAACAGCCCTCGCGACGATATATTCGTTCAAGCTGGATCATCGTCCAGAATGAAACACCTCTGCGATAAAGGAATCGACGAAACGtccgacgtcgacgtcgacgaagTCGTTACGACGGAGGTCATGTACGCTACGAGTAATCGAGTTATAGGGACTAGTACGTGTCGTGTACATGGACCGTGTAATCCACCATCGGATGCTGCTGTTCCTTTGCCCTCTCTGATAGACGATACCACTGGACCCCCGCAATTTTGGTTCAACGACATCACCTGGG TTTTTCCTAACGTGCCGCCTGCACCTGGAATGCCATGTCAGGGAGAAGACA gAAGCATCTACAGACGCGGCGCACGTAGATGGAGGAAGCTGTACCGAGTGAATGGTCATATATTTCAAGCGAAACGTTTCAATCGG CGAGCGTTTTGCGCCTTCTGCCAGGATCGGATTTGGGGACTAGGACGACAGGGGTTCAAGTGCATTCAGTGCAAGTTACTCGTTCACAAGAAATGCCACAAAGTGGTGCGCATGCCATGCTTGAAcacgcaacagcaacaacaacaacagattCCAAGCGCAGAATCGCAGACGATCGACAGGAACGGCGATCAACAACAGCTTGAGTCTGTTCAGTGCAGCCCGGTAACTCATCTCGAAGATGAGATTTCAGAGTCGCCGATTATTGAGGAGCATTCACGCAATC GAACCGGAAGTGAAGAAAGGGAGGAATTACCGTtggatacgttaaacgatgcggATAATTCGAATGATATGCAGAGGCAATATTCATTAAATGATTTTGAACTGATTAGGGTAATCGGTCGTGGTTCCtacgcgaaagttttgatggtagaACTGAAGCGTACAAAAAGGATTTATGCTATGAAAGTGATTAAGAAAGCTTTGGTAACGGATGATGAGGACATTGATTGGGTTCAGACAGAAAAACACGTCTTCGAAACTGCTTCGAATCATCCTTTTCTTGTGGGGCTACATTCATGTTTTCAAACGCCTTCCCGTCTATTCTTCGTGATCGAGTTCGTACGCGGCGGTGATCTTATGTTTCATATGCAGAGACAACGTCGACTTCCAGAAGAACATGCTCGGTTCTATGCAGCTGAAATTAGCCTCGCCTTAAACTTTTTACACGAGAAAG GTATCATATATAGAGACTTAAAATTAGACAACGTACTACTTGATCATGAAGGACACGTTAAATTGACTGATTATGGAATGTGCAAAGAAGGTGTTAGAGAGGGCGATACAACTGCCACGTTTTGTGGCACTCCAAATTATATTGCGCCTGAAATATTACGCGGTGAAGATTATAGTTTTTCTGTAGATTGGTGGGCACTTGGAGTACTGCTGTATGAAATGCTTGCAGGTCGCAGCCCATTTGATATTGCGGGCGCGTCAGAAAATCCCGATCAGAATACCGAagattatttgtttcaagttatTTTACAGAAGACGATTCGTATACCAAGGTCATTATCAGTTAAAGCTGCTTCTGTCCTTAAAGGTTTTCTTTGCAAAGATCCTAATGAAAGATTAGGATGTGGTAAAAGGCCAACTGCTTTCCTTGATATTGTTGCACATCCTTTCTTCAAAGCAATTGATTGGGAAATG TTGGAACAAAAACAAGTTACACCACCGTATAAACCACGTTTAGATTCTGATCGTGACCTAGCTAATTTCCCACCAGAATTTACAGACGAACCAGTACATTTAACGCCGGATGATCC gagggtgattgacaaaatcgatcaAAGCGAATTCGAAGGCTTCGAATATGTGAACCCATTACTTATGTCTCTGGAAGACTGCGTGTGA
- the LOC143154140 gene encoding uncharacterized protein LOC143154140 codes for MYELQDKLAKLRIDPVLNISSRNRGYHNNVFLMTYSEENENDNNYNEYRLSPPFPFRYESPICSSSLSITDVTYGSSNNNEIISNYDEHNYDDEEDESPKKGLLKQMFCLPLN; via the coding sequence ATGTATGAATTACAAGACAAACTTGCGAAGCTTCGAATTGATCCTGTATTGAACATCAGCTCAAGAAATCGAGGTTATCATAACAACGTTTTTTTAATGACGTACTCCGAAGAGAATGAGAACgacaataattataatgaatATCGGTTATCGCCACCTTTTCCATTCCGATACGAAAGTCCGATATGCTCCAGTTCTCTAAGTATCACAGATGTTACTTACGGCTCTAGCAATAACAATGAGATCATTAGTAACTATGATGAACACAATTATGATGACGAGGAAGATGAAAGTCCAAAGAAAGGACTCTTGAagcaaatgttttgccttccatTAAATTAA
- the LOC143153634 gene encoding lipase 3 gives MHRKYLIVHSQAVTSYKLPTFLLSLIHFERDTMSLTHRFIVLKLFIINILLVLAINKSSNPDAQLTTSELIRKYGYPLEVHKVLTEDGYILEIHRIPYGRSIYETNSTNARRPVLVQHGLAGSSADWVLMGPERALGYILADAGYDVWLGNNRGNIYSRNHTSISPTDRRFWNFSYHELGIYDLPAMLDYILDRTKHESLFYIGHSQGTTQFWITMSQRPAYNSKITLMVGLAPVAFTGNMHGPITKLAKLTYMGVRIGEMFGYPELRSRSAWGKFVSNILCKETSTTQFFCTNFIFLVSGYNRSELSASNLTVIIGHVPAGASWKQLVHFGQGYIHKDNFKQFDYDNEEKNYRLYNSSVPPEYELNKVTAPVALFNSANDLLSVSKDVDLLKKKLTNIVFHDEISVKTFTHYDFLWGKSCVTLIFKPVLQLLALYK, from the exons atgcACCGTAAGTATCTTATCGTTCATTCCCAAGCAGTCACCTCCTATAAATTACCCACGtttttattatcgttaattCATTTTGAACGCGACACCATGTCGTTAACACACCGTTTCATCGTCTTGAAATTATTCATCATCAATATTCTCTTGGTACTCGCAATAAACAAATCTAGTAATCCAGATGCTCAGCTTACGACA TCTGAATTAATAAGGAAATACGGCTACCCGTTAGAGGTTCATAAAGTTCTCACAGAGGACGGATATATCTTGGAAATTCATCGAATTCCATACGGACGATCGATTTACGAGACAAATTCAACGAACGCGAGGCGGCCGGTTTTAGTGCAACATGGCTTAGCGGGTAGTTCTGCGGATTGGGTTCTCATGGGACCAGAGAGAGCGTTAG gGTACATACTAGCCGATGCGGGATACGATGTGTGGCTTGGAAATAACAGAGGAAACATTTACTCGAGAAATCATACGTCAATTTCGCCAACAGACCGCCGCTTTTGGAATTTCAG TTATCACGAGCTAGGCATTTATGATCTCCCCGCGATGCTCGATTATATACTCGACCGAACCAAACACGAAAGTCTTTTTTATATCGGTCATTCTCAGGGTACGACCCAATTTTGGATAACGATGTCGCAAAGGCCCGCTTACAATTCCAAAATTACCTTGATGGTCGGCCTTGCACCTGTAGCTTTTACCGGCAACATGCACGGACCGATTACAAAACTGGCTAAATTAACATACATGGGTGTG CGAATCGGTGAAATGTTCGGTTATCCGGAATTGCGTTCGCGTTCCGCTTGGGGAAAGTTTGTGTCGAACATACTTTGCAAAGAGACATCAACGACGCAGTTTTTTTGcactaattttatatttctagtGTCTGGTTATAACAGATCAGAATTAAGTGCG AGCAATTTGACAGTAATTATCGGTCACGTTCCTGCGGGTGCTTCTTGGAAACAATTAGTTCACTTCGGTCAGGGATACATACATAAAG aTAACTTTAAACAGTTCGATTACgataacgaagaaaagaattatCGACTGTACAATTCTTCAGTACCACCGGAGTACGAATTGAACAAAGTAACTGCACCAGTTGCACTTTTTAATAGTGCTAATGACCTACTCTCAGTATCGAAG GATGTTGACCttctaaaaaagaaacttacCAATATAGTGTTCCATGATGAAATATCAGTAAAAACTTTTACTCATTATGACTTTCTGTGGGGGAAATCTTGTGTAACTCTCATATTTAAACCTGTGTTACAATTGTTGGCCCTCTATAAGTAA